The Dethiosulfovibrio peptidovorans DSM 11002 nucleotide sequence GGTGGAGTCGTATCCTATAACGAACTCCATGTCAGACGGCAGAGTCTTGGAAAGATCCTTCAGGGCCTTCTCCGTTGCCCTCATAGCATCCAGAGCGTTGGAATCGGACGCCTGGGACAGCAGCATCATGGCCACAGGAGCGCCGTTCAACCCGGCGTGGAAGGTGTAGTCCTCTGAGCCCAGCTCTATCCTAGCCACGTCCTTCAGCTTGACCATAGCGCCGTCCTCGGTGGTCCTTATGACGACGTTCTCGAAGTCTCTCACGCTGCCGAGCCGCCCCTTGGTGGTCAAGGTGTAGACCAGAGAGTTGCTTCCATCGCCCGGGGCAGCCCCGATCGATCCGAGAGAAGCCTGTCTGTTCTGGCTGGAGATGGCTCCGGCCACGTCGGAGGTGCTGAGTCCCATAGAGGCCAGCCTGTCCGGATCCAGCCACACCCTTATGCTGTACTTGGCTCCCATTACCTGGACGTCCCCGAGCCCTGGAACCCTCTTGAGAGCGTTGCTGACGTTGTTCTGGGCGTAGTCAGTCATGAAGGTAGAGTCTCTCGTCCCGTTCGGTGAGATGAGGGCAACGAAGCCCAACACGTCGGAAAACCTGGACTCGGTGGTTATGCCTCGGGCCGTGACCTCGCCGGGCAACAGAGGCTCGGCCTGCTGAACCCTGTTTTGGACCTTAACCAAAGCCATATCCGTGTCGGTTCCGGTCTTGAAGGTTATGGTCAGAGAATAGCGTCCGGTGTTGCTGGAGGTGGAGTTCATGTAGATCATGTCGTCCACGCCGTTTATGGCCTCCTCCAGAGGAATCCCGACGGTGTTGGCCAGGGTCTCGGCATCTGCGCCTGGATACATGGCCTCGACACTTATCTGGGGAGGAGCGATGTCGGGATACTGCTTGACCGGCAGGTTCAGAGCCGCTATTCCTCCGGCCAGGGCCAGTACCACCGCTATGACCATGGCGAAACGGGGACGTTCTATGAAAAATTTTGAGAACATGGTTTAACCGTCTATCTCCCCGTCGCCCGACACGATCGGCTTGAGATCGTAATCGGACGCCTGGGCCAACTCCGCCGGCGATTTATCCCCGCCGGTCTCCTCCTGAATAGGAGAGACGACCACACCGGGCCTGACCGACTGAATCCCTCGGAACACTATCCTCTCGCCGCCCTCGAGACCGGAGAGAACCTCGCAGTTTTTACCTATGGAATCCCCCAATACTACTCCCCTCCTGTCCACCTTATTGGCCTCGTCGACGACGTAGACGAAATCTCCCTGGCCATCGGCCATGACGGATTCCTGAGGTATGACCGGAACCACCTTGGACTTGGAGGGCCTGGCCTCTACCCTGACCATAGAGCCGGGAACGAGGGCTCCCCCATCGTTCTCGAACCTCAGGCTGACCATTATGGTGCCGGTACCCTTATCCATGACGTTATCCTCGAAGTCCCTCTCGCCTTTTTTGGGGTAGACCTCTCCGTTGGCCAACTTTATGGTCGCGTCGAACACCGACTGATCCCGGTTTTTGAAGGAATCCAACTGATCCAGATATTCCCTGTCCGACAGTGCGAAGGAAACCCTTATGGGATCCATCTGCACTATCTTGGTCAGGGTCGTAGACCCCGCCGGGGTGACGTAGTTACCCTTGGTATAGAACGCCTCTCCCACCTTTCCTGTTATAGGGGCCCTTATCTTGGTGTAGCTCAGGTCTATCTGAGCCAGAGACAGAGACGCCTTGGCCTGCTGTACCTGGGCCTTAGCCTGGAGAAGATCGCTCTGAGCCATATCTATGTCCGACGCCGAGACGCTCCTGGGATCGGCGGCCTTGAGTCTCTTCAGATACTTGGAGGCCCTGTCGTAGTTGGCCTCCGCCTTGGCGAGCTCGGCCTTCCTGAGAGAGACGGTAGTCCTGAACCGTCTGTCGTCTATGGAGAAAAGAAGGTCGCCCTCCTTCACCATAGAACCTTCCTGGAAGTGAACCTCGGCTATCTCGCCGCTTATCTGGGGCCTTATGGACACCGACTGTATGGGCTCCACCCTGCCGATATACTCCCTGGGGACGGCCAAATCGGCCTTTCGAACCACGTGGAGCACCACCACGGGAGCCTGAGGCTTGGCCTGTTCGACCGCTTGAGCCTGAGCCCTGGCCTCGTCCTGCGCCTTTCCGACGAAGTACTCCCTTCCGAAGAAAGCCGCCGCTCCCAATATCAGGATCAGCAAAACCACCTTCGCCGAACCCCTTCTGCCTACGTTACCCATGTATAAAAGCACCTACCCTTCGAACTCGAAAAATTCAATCCGCCAACAGACCCCTTATGACCAGGTCTCTGACGGTATACACGTAAACCTCTCCGGGGAAACTCACCATCCCCGCTGCAAACTGCTTGGCTACCCCCATGGTCATGGCGTTTATGGCAGCCTCGGCCATGGCGGGCTCGATAGGTCGAAACACTCCGGACTTCACCCCCATGGCTATGACCTCGGCAATGACCTTTCTGACCTCTCTCATAGGGTGATCCTCGTGACAGGCCTGATCGGGGTCTATATTTCTACGCAGATCCTTGTCCTCGTAATAGGCCTGGACCGTGGCGGAGATCAGCTTTCTCTTCTCGTAGAGGTCCATGAAGGTCTTGTCCACTATTTTCCTCAACAATTCGACAGGATCGGACTTGCCCAGGTCGACGGATCGAACGAACTCCCTTATCTCCTCGGTGTTCCTCTCCATCACGGAAAAAAGGATATCCCTCTTGTCCTTGAAGTAGTTGTAGACCGTACCCTTGGAGACACCGGCCTCCTTGGCTATCCGATCCATGGTGGTACCTTTCCAACCATCTTCCTGAAGGAGCTTCTCAACCGCCGAGATGAGAGAATCTCTGGTCATCCTCTCCAACACGGCCTTCTTCTTGGCGGAAAGCCTCGCCATGGCCTACACCTCCCCATCATATCCATGACCAACGGTTTTTATTTTGACCGACGGTCATCATAGGTAAGAGAGTCTAATCGATTGGCTGCTCTTTGTCAACGACGGTCTTACCGAAAAACCGCTCGACTTACTGAGCGGCAAGTTAGCTTAGCAAACAAAAAAGCCGACACCTGAGTCCTCCGTTGACGAACAACCGTCAGGGTCATAGAATAAAACAAATGATTTAAACGTATGTTTAAAAAGGAGACCCGACATGACAGAGATAAAGGCCACTAAGCAGAAGATCCTCGACGCAGCAGGAATGGTCTTCGGCGAGAAAAGTTACAACGAGGCCACGATCAGGGAGATATGTTCCCTGGCCGAGGTGAACCTGGCGTCGGTAAACTACCACTTCGGGAGCAAGGAGATGCTCTACCGAGCCCTCCTGGAGGACATACTCACCACCATCATAGAGCGACATCCGGTTGTGCCGCCGGGAGACCACTCCGCCGAGGAAAGGCTGGCCTTTTTCCTGAGGGCCTACGTCAACCGGCTCGTCGGAGAGGCTCAAATCCACGGCAACGAGGGGAGAATAGCCCTTCTTTCACGGGAGCTGCTGCATCCCTCGCCGATAATGACGGAACTCATGGTCAAACACATCTACCCCCAAAGGGACATAGTCATGTCCACCGTGGCGGAGCTTTTGGGAGACAGTGCCACGAGACGTCAGGTGCTGCTTTGCGTCATGAGCTCGGTGAGCCAGTGCTTCTACATGATATTTTTCGGCGACACCATAAAGGCCATCGGCCTGGCCGGAGAGGCCAAGGAGATAGACATGGACACCCTCGCCCGCCACACCGCGACCTTCGCCCTGGCGGGAATAAAGGCGATTCGAGAGGGAGGAAAGATCGATGGATAAAAAGAAAGCTTTTATAGGTATCGCCGCGGTAGCAGCGGCCCTGACGATGGCGGCAGCTGCGTCCTGGACCCTGGGAAAAAACGGGAACGGGGCCCTCTCCCTTTCCGGAACGGTGGAGGCCACTACGTCGACCCTCAGCTTTCGTGTAGGAGGATATGTAAAGACCGTCTACACCGATGAGGGAGACCGGGTAAAAAAAGGGGAGGTCCTGGCAAAGCTGGACACCGAAGATCTGAAGCTGGCGCTGGAGACTGCCATAGGAGAACAGATCATGGCGGCGGCGAACTTGGAGGAGCTGGAGAAAGGCAGCCGCCCGGAGGAAATAGCCGCTGCCAGCGCCGACGTCCAGAAGGCCAAGGCGGCCTTGGCCGAGATGGAGGGAGGCTCCAGGGTCCAGCTGATAGCCGAGGCCCAGGCCAGGCTGAACCAGGCCGTCGCCGCCAGACGATCCGCCGAGGCTACTTTAGAGATGGCCAAGGCAGACGACGAAAGGTTCAAAAGCCTCTATAAATCGGGGTCCATAGGCCAGAGAGAGTACGAATCCTACAGGACGGCATATCGCAACGCTCAGGAAAAACTCCACGAAGCGAGAGCATCGGTGTCGGCCGCCTCCCAACAGCTGAGTCTTTTGAAGGAGGGAAGTCGCAGAGAGGACGTTCAACAGGCCTACGCCGCCCTTCAGGGAGCCCAGGCCCGCTACGACCTCGTAACGGCAGGACCGAGAGAGGAAGTAAAGGCCCAGGCCAGAGCCAGGCTGAGAGCCTCTAAGGCCAAGACCGACATGGCCGCTCTGAAATTGGAATACGCCGAGCTGAGGGCTCCCTTCGACGGAACGGTGCTGGTGAAGGCCTCGGAAGAGGGGGAGAACGTCTCTCCCGGAACACCGGCCTTCTCCCTCGCCAGGCTGGACCGACCATGGATAAGGTGCTTCGTAATGGAGACCGACCTGCCCCACATAGCCCTCGGTCAGAGCGCCTTGGTGGAGATAGACGGACTGGACCGCGGGATCGAGGGGAAGGTGACATACATATCCTCCCAGGCGGAGTTCACTCCCAAAACGGTGGAGACCAGAAAAGAACGGGTCAACCTGATGTACCGCATAAAGGTCCGGGTCGATAACGACGACGGAGTTCTAAAGATAGGCATGCCAGTCACGGTGAGGATAACTCCGAGATGACCGCCCTCGTCGATGTCCATGACCTGGAGAGATCTTTCGGGAGCCTCCAAGCGGTGGCTCACCTGTCCTTCTCTGTAGACCCAGGGGAGATTTTCGGCATAGTCGGCCCGGACGGAGCCGGAAAGACCACGGTGCTTCGAATACTGGCCACCGTGCTGGACGGAACAGGAGGCTCCGCCATGATCGACGGCCTTGACGTGTCGGAGGAACCGGACCGAGTCAAGGATAGAATAGCCTACATGAGCCAGAGGTTCGGCCTCTATCCGGACCTGACGGTGGAGGAAAACGTCGACCTCTACGCCGACCTATACGGCCTACCCAAAAAAGGTAGATCCGAAAGGGTGGACGAGCTCCTTCGCTTCAGCTACATGGACCCCTTCAAGAAGAGGCGGGCGGGTGCCCTGTCCGGAGGGATGAAGCAGAAGCTTCAGCTGGTCTGCGCCCTGATCCACACCCCGAAGGTACTCCTCCTGGACGAGCCGACCAACGGGGTGGATCCGGTAAGTCGACGGGATTTCTGGCGAATGCTATTCGGCCTGTCGGACCGAGGGGTCGCCACGGTGGTAACCACGGCCTACATGGACGAGGCGGAGCGATGTCACAGGATCGCCCTAATGGACAAAGGGAGATTTCTCGGACAGGGAACCCTGGAGCAGGTAAGGTCCCTCATGTCGGGCAGACTGTACTCCTTCACCACCAGGGCACCGAGAAAAGCGGCAGAGGCCTTTAGGACCAGGGATGGCTGGCACTCCACCCCCTTCGGTGATTCGATCCACCTGGAGTGTCCCGACGACGTCGCTTCCTCGGAGATAGAGGCCATCCTGCGAACGGCCTCTATACCTCACGGTACGGTGGAGGAGACGATTCCGTCGCTGGAGGACGTCTTCGTGTCGGTGGTCTCCGAGCCCCGAGGGGAGAGGGCGATGGCACCTCCGGGAGAAATACCCCCCTTCGAAGACGGGACGGCGGTAACGGCTAATAACCTCACCAAGACCTTCGGCGACTTCACCGCCGTAAACGACCTGTCCTTCGAGGTATTCCAGGGGGAGATTTTCGGCTTTCTCGGCCCCAACGGAGCTGGCAAGAGCACCACTATAAGGATGCTCTGCGGCCTGCTTTCCCCCAGCTCGGGACGGGCGGTGGTGGCCGAAGTGGACGTCGGGAAGGATCCCGAGTCGGTCAAGTGGAGGATCGGCTACATGAGCCAGAAATTCTCCCTCTACGAGGATCTGACCGTGGAGGAGAACCTGAACTTCTACGGCGGAATCTACGGCCTGGACGACTCCAGACTGAAGGAGAGAAAGGAATGGGCCCTCGACATGGCCGACCTCTCTCGCAGGAGAGGCGACATTGCAGGATCCCTCACCGGGGGATGGAGACAGAAACTGGCTCTGGCCTGCGCCGTGCTTCACGAACCTCCGATAGTGTTTCTCGACGAGCCCACCAGCGGGGTGGACCCGGTTAGCCGACGGACCTTCTGGGAGCTCATAAACGACATGAGCGATAGAGGGATAACGGTGTTCGTCACAACCCACTACATGGAGGAGGCGGAATACTGCAACCGTCTGGCCATGATCTTTCGGGGAGACATGATAGCTCTGGGTACCCCGGGAGAGCTGAAAAAACGTACAGACACGTCCTCCATGGAGGATGCCTTCGTAGAGCTGGTGGAGGGAGGCGAGAAAAGTTGAACCTCCAGAGGCTGTCCGCACTGATAAAAAAGGAGTTCATACACCTCGTCCGGGACCCCAGAAGCCTCGCTCTGGCCGTGGCCATGCCGGTGATACTGATACTACTGTTCGGCTACGCCCTGAAGATGGACCTTAAGGACGTCCCCACGGTGGTATGGGACGGCGACGGCAGCCCCCAAAGCAGGGAGCTCATCTCCCTCTTCGACGGATCGCCCTACTTCGACGTGGTCCTTAACGGAAAGACCCTGAAGGACCTGGAAAAGGCCATAGATCGTGGAGATGCCCTGGTGGGACTGGCAATACCGGCGGATTTCTCCGAGGCGGTTCTGTCCGGACGAGCCTCCCGATTCCAGGCGGTGGTGGACGGATCTGACGCCACGACAGCCAGAATGGCGTCGGGCTACGTGTCGGCCCTGGCGATGGCTTTCTCCCCTAAACTCGCCCCATCCTTCAGGGCTCCGATCTCCTTGGTTAGTCGAAGCTGGTTCAACGAGGCCATGGAGAGTACCTGGACACTGGTCCCGGGGGTGATAGCCATAGTGATGGTGGTCATAGCGGCTCTTCTAGCCAGCACCACTATAGCGAAAGAGTGGGAGACAGGCA carries:
- a CDS encoding efflux RND transporter periplasmic adaptor subunit; the protein is MGNVGRRGSAKVVLLILILGAAAFFGREYFVGKAQDEARAQAQAVEQAKPQAPVVVLHVVRKADLAVPREYIGRVEPIQSVSIRPQISGEIAEVHFQEGSMVKEGDLLFSIDDRRFRTTVSLRKAELAKAEANYDRASKYLKRLKAADPRSVSASDIDMAQSDLLQAKAQVQQAKASLSLAQIDLSYTKIRAPITGKVGEAFYTKGNYVTPAGSTTLTKIVQMDPIRVSFALSDREYLDQLDSFKNRDQSVFDATIKLANGEVYPKKGERDFEDNVMDKGTGTIMVSLRFENDGGALVPGSMVRVEARPSKSKVVPVIPQESVMADGQGDFVYVVDEANKVDRRGVVLGDSIGKNCEVLSGLEGGERIVFRGIQSVRPGVVVSPIQEETGGDKSPAELAQASDYDLKPIVSGDGEIDG
- a CDS encoding TetR/AcrR family transcriptional regulator, with the protein product MARLSAKKKAVLERMTRDSLISAVEKLLQEDGWKGTTMDRIAKEAGVSKGTVYNYFKDKRDILFSVMERNTEEIREFVRSVDLGKSDPVELLRKIVDKTFMDLYEKRKLISATVQAYYEDKDLRRNIDPDQACHEDHPMREVRKVIAEVIAMGVKSGVFRPIEPAMAEAAINAMTMGVAKQFAAGMVSFPGEVYVYTVRDLVIRGLLAD
- a CDS encoding TetR/AcrR family transcriptional regulator, which encodes MTEIKATKQKILDAAGMVFGEKSYNEATIREICSLAEVNLASVNYHFGSKEMLYRALLEDILTTIIERHPVVPPGDHSAEERLAFFLRAYVNRLVGEAQIHGNEGRIALLSRELLHPSPIMTELMVKHIYPQRDIVMSTVAELLGDSATRRQVLLCVMSSVSQCFYMIFFGDTIKAIGLAGEAKEIDMDTLARHTATFALAGIKAIREGGKIDG
- a CDS encoding HlyD family secretion protein, whose product is MDKKKAFIGIAAVAAALTMAAAASWTLGKNGNGALSLSGTVEATTSTLSFRVGGYVKTVYTDEGDRVKKGEVLAKLDTEDLKLALETAIGEQIMAAANLEELEKGSRPEEIAAASADVQKAKAALAEMEGGSRVQLIAEAQARLNQAVAARRSAEATLEMAKADDERFKSLYKSGSIGQREYESYRTAYRNAQEKLHEARASVSAASQQLSLLKEGSRREDVQQAYAALQGAQARYDLVTAGPREEVKAQARARLRASKAKTDMAALKLEYAELRAPFDGTVLVKASEEGENVSPGTPAFSLARLDRPWIRCFVMETDLPHIALGQSALVEIDGLDRGIEGKVTYISSQAEFTPKTVETRKERVNLMYRIKVRVDNDDGVLKIGMPVTVRITPR
- a CDS encoding ATP-binding cassette domain-containing protein produces the protein MTALVDVHDLERSFGSLQAVAHLSFSVDPGEIFGIVGPDGAGKTTVLRILATVLDGTGGSAMIDGLDVSEEPDRVKDRIAYMSQRFGLYPDLTVEENVDLYADLYGLPKKGRSERVDELLRFSYMDPFKKRRAGALSGGMKQKLQLVCALIHTPKVLLLDEPTNGVDPVSRRDFWRMLFGLSDRGVATVVTTAYMDEAERCHRIALMDKGRFLGQGTLEQVRSLMSGRLYSFTTRAPRKAAEAFRTRDGWHSTPFGDSIHLECPDDVASSEIEAILRTASIPHGTVEETIPSLEDVFVSVVSEPRGERAMAPPGEIPPFEDGTAVTANNLTKTFGDFTAVNDLSFEVFQGEIFGFLGPNGAGKSTTIRMLCGLLSPSSGRAVVAEVDVGKDPESVKWRIGYMSQKFSLYEDLTVEENLNFYGGIYGLDDSRLKERKEWALDMADLSRRRGDIAGSLTGGWRQKLALACAVLHEPPIVFLDEPTSGVDPVSRRTFWELINDMSDRGITVFVTTHYMEEAEYCNRLAMIFRGDMIALGTPGELKKRTDTSSMEDAFVELVEGGEKS
- a CDS encoding ABC transporter permease is translated as MNLQRLSALIKKEFIHLVRDPRSLALAVAMPVILILLFGYALKMDLKDVPTVVWDGDGSPQSRELISLFDGSPYFDVVLNGKTLKDLEKAIDRGDALVGLAIPADFSEAVLSGRASRFQAVVDGSDATTARMASGYVSALAMAFSPKLAPSFRAPISLVSRSWFNEAMESTWTLVPGVIAIVMVVIAALLASTTIAKEWETGTMEQLISTPIRKGELLTAKIAPYLVIGLGDIVLSVAAGRWLFGVPLRGNPALLFAAGTVFLLGSLLFGLQQSARLRSQLLASQVAVMASYVPTLLMSGYVFSIADMPMPLRWLTYVIPGRYFISILRGIYLKGVGLSVLWLDLAFLALYGTLMAVLTAKAMRMKVD